One Leopardus geoffroyi isolate Oge1 chromosome C1, O.geoffroyi_Oge1_pat1.0, whole genome shotgun sequence DNA segment encodes these proteins:
- the LOC123596781 gene encoding 60S acidic ribosomal protein P1-like has protein sequence MARDRDPDAVQNGSQDKLQSLPACIYSGLALILHNDEVTVTEDKTNALLKAAGVNVGPFWRNSFAKALAKVNIWSLICEVGAGGATPAGDPAPPSGAAPAEKKVEAKKEESDESGDDTRFGLLDHTSPVTCSIKS, from the exons ATGGCTCGAGACCGGGATCCAGATGCGGTTCAGAATGGGTCTCAGGACAAGCTCCAG AGCTTGCCTGCCTGCATCTACTCAGGCCTAGCCCTCATCCTGCACAACGATGAGGTCACAGTCACAGAGGATAAGACCAATGCCCTCCTTAAAGCAGCGGGTGTAAATGTGGGACCTTTCTGGAGGAACTCGTTTGCAAAGGCCCTGGCCAAAGTCAACATCTGGAGCCTCATCTGCGAGGTAGGGGCTGGAGGAGCCACCCCAGCAGGAGATCCCGCTCCCCCCTCCGGGGCTGCCCCTGCGGAGAAGAAagtggaagcaaagaaagaagaatcgGACGAGTCTGGTGATGACACACGTTTTGGTCTTTTGGACCACACCTCTCCCGTAACCTGTTCAATAAAAAGctga